One window of the Perca fluviatilis chromosome 5, GENO_Pfluv_1.0, whole genome shotgun sequence genome contains the following:
- the LOC120558791 gene encoding uncharacterized protein LOC120558791 isoform X3, translating into MNVCQSLICFFFLTLQDGNIGLINAEIIESTGTEGGNITVRCSFTFSGKRRIFCKDKCKDGDILIDTEEDTAQRGRYSIEYKNSIFSKTVLYVSIIKLNKSDSGQYWCGLERSFSFSSSYQEIEIRVTDALQDGNIGLINAENLQRTGTEGGDITVGCSFTFSGYRRIFCKDECKDGDILIDTEEDTAQRGRYGIEYKNSIMSATVLYVSITKLNKSDSGRYRCGLVRSLFPSSYQEIEIRVTDAPTSPLRPSSPSVPSASTLMTSQSLSSTPSSASPEASEQPRQKHTTPAASAAHAQRALLYAGLTLVLFFIMLSVALLIFCRMRARKPKEPPVETEYSNVTKANRVYEEIREDRQSTSPPVEVSTVYTYAKYTKPDGVETTEEYSLVTAPTSQKKTEDDRSDLTYSELHVPNGTADNVVYSVPRVEASSAGSHAQDASPPLYSTVTLHQL; encoded by the exons ATGAACGTCTGTCAGTCTCTGAtctgcttcttcttcctca CACTGCAGGATGGAAACATTGGTCTCATCAATGCAGAAATCATCGAGAGTACAGGAACTGAAGGAGGAAACATCACAGTTAGATGCTCCTTCACTTTCTCTGGAAAGAGGAGAATCTTCTGTAAGGACAAATGTAAAGATGGAGACATTCTCATTGACACAGAAGAGGACACAGCTCAGAGAGGCAGATACAGCATTGAATATAAAAATTCAATATTTTCTAAGACAGTTCTGTATGTGAGCATCATAAAACTGAATAAGTCTGACTCAGGACAGTACTGGTGTGGTTTGGAAAGATCTTTCTCATTCTCATCATCATACCAGGAGATTGAGATCCGAGTTACAGATG cACTGCAAGATGGAAACATTGGTCtcatcaatgcagaaaaccttcAGCGTACAGGAACTGAAGGAGGAGACATCACAGTTGGATGCTCCTTCACTTTCTCTGGATATAGGAGGATCTTCTGTAAGGATGAATGTAAAGATGGAGACATTCTCATTGACACAGAAGAGGACACAGCTCAGAGAGGCAGATACGGTATTGAATATAAAAATTCAATAATGTCTGCTACAGTTCTGTATGTGAGCATCACAAAGCTGAATAAGTCTGACTCAGGACGGTACAGATGTGGTTTGGTCAGATCTTTATTCCCATCATCATACCAGGAGATTGAGATCCGAGTTACAGATG CTCCAACCTCTCCTCTCAGACCTTCTTCACCATCAGTCCCATCAGCTTCAacactgatgacatcacagagTTTAAGCTCCACCCCTTCATCAGCCTCCCCTGAAGCCAGCGAGCAGCCtcgacaaaaacacacaacaccagCTGCATCTGCAGCTCACG CCCAAAGAGCTCTGCTGTATGCGGGTCTGACTCTGGTCCTCTTCTTCATCATGTTATCAGTAGCTTTGCTGATTTTCTGCAGGATGAGAGCCAGGAAACCCAAAG AACCTCCTGTGGAAACTGAGTACTCTAATGTCACAAAG GCCAACCGAGTGTATGAGGAgatcagagaggacagacagagcaCATCTCCTCCTGTAGAAGTGTCTACAGTTTACACTTACGCCAAATACACCAAACCAGATGGAGTGGAAACCACAGAGGAGTACAGCTTAGTCACTGCACCCACTTCTCAGAAGAAA ACTGAAGACGACCGGAGTGACCTCACCTACTCTGAGCTGCATGTTCCCAACGGTACAGCTGATAACGTGGTCTACTCTGTTCCTCGGGTAGAAGCCAGCTCGGCCGGCAGCCACGCCCAAGACGCTTCCCCTCCTCTGTACTCTACTGTTActttacatcagctgtag